GTTGCGCTCCGCGCAACGGTCCAGGAAGCGCTGCAGCCGCTCCCGGTTGGCCAGGCCGGTGAGCGCGTCGTGCAGGGCCTGGTGCTCGAGCTGCTCCTCGGTCGCCGCCCGGTCGGTGACGTCGGTCGCGACGACGAGGCCTGCGTCGTCGGTGTCGCTCGAAGGCAGGCAGGACACGTCGTAGACCCGCCCGCCGAGCGGGAGCCGGCCCGCCCACGGCCGACCGGCGCTCGCCGCCTGGACGGCCTCCGCTCCGGGCGGCCCGAGCAGCTCGGCCACCGACCGCCCCACCAGAGCGGTCGTCGGGTCGCCGAGCGCCGCTAGCTCGCGCCCTTCGGCGAGGGTTACGACGCCGTCATGGTCGAAGGCCAGCAACAGGATCGGCGCGGCGGCGAGCACCGCGCGCATGCGTTCCTGGGTCTCGCGCAGAGCGGCCTCGGCCGCTCGCAGCTCGGTGATCTCGTTGGTGACGCCCACCAGGCGAAGCGGCCGGCCGGCCTCGTCGTGGACCGGCCGGCCCCGGGCGGCCTGCCAGTGGACGCTGCCGTCCGGGCCGATCGTGCGGTATTCGCAGACGAAGTCCTCGCCGGTGGCGAAGGAGTCCACCGCAGTCGCGTTGAGCCGCTCGCGGTCGTCGCGATGGACGATCGAGAAGAAGTCGTCGGTGCCGACATGGCCGCTCCCCGCGCTGGCGTTCGGGCCGAACAGCTGCAGGGCGCCGCCGGTGAAGTGGAACCTGTTGGTCGTTAGGTCGAGGACCCAGGTGACGGCGCGTCCGCTCTCGAGCGCGAAGGCGAACAGCACCGAGGCGTCGCTGTCGCTGGGCGGTTGCCCGCCGTCCCCCGTGCCCGGGTGAACCCCGGGTGTCGTCATGAGCATCACCCTGCTGGTCGGCGATCGACGGCCATTATCCGGGGTCGCTCCGCCCGCCCGCCAGGGCCCAGGTGGGCCATTCGGGGTCCGGGCTCGAGCCTGTACTTGCGGACGCAATAAACGTGCCGTACAGTTAGTTGCGTAGACAACGGTTCTCGGGAGTGCCCCCGGGTAGACCGTCGGAAGCCACCATCGAAGGAGCACCCTCATGAGCGAGACCCTCACCCCGGCCATCACCGACCTGACCGGTGACTACCGGATCGACACCGCGCACACCCGTATCGGCTTCGTCGCGCGGCACGCGATGGTGTCCAAGGTGCGCGGCACCTTCAAGCAGTTCGAAGGCCGTGCCCACCTCGACCAGGCCGACCCCACCAAGTCCACCGCGACGGTCACGATCGACATCGCCAGCATCGACACCGGCACCGAGCAGCGCGACGCGCACCTGCGCACCAACGACTTCTTCGACGCGCCCAACCACCCGACCATGACCTTCCAGAGCACGAAGGTCGAGAAGGTCGACGACGACACCTACCGGATGACCGGCGACCTCACGCTCAAGGGCGTCACCAAGCCGGTGACGGTGGAGTGGGAGCACACGGGCACCTCGAAGGACCCGATGGGCAACCTGCGGGCCGGCTTCGACGGCAAGGCGACCATCAACCGCAAGGACTGGGGCGTCGAGTGGAACGCGCCGCTCGAGACCGGCGGCGTCCTCGTCTCCGACAAGATCGTGCTGGAGTTCGACGTCTCCGCGATCAAGTCCGACGCTGCAAGCTGATCACCCTGGTGCCGGCTGGTCCTCCGTCGCGAGGACCAGCCGCAACGCCTCCACGACCGGCAGCCACGCCTCTTCGAGGTCCGTGTCGCTGCCGGTCGCGTGCGTTTCGTGGACGTGCAGGCGTACGACGCAGCCGGTGCTGACCGGTCGGATCGACCAGGTGAGGTAGGTCGCCGTACCGCTGCCGTCGGCGAGGACGTAGGACAGCAGCTCCGGCCCCCGCACGCACAGGACCTGCCCCTGCGAGCGCGGCAGGCCGGGCAGGCCGAAGCTCAGCGGCGCGTGCGGCTCCCACGACGAGTCGAGCCGCAGGCCGTGCAGGTAGCGCGCGGCCGTCTCCGGGCAGGTCAGCGCCGACCAGACCCGCGTGGCGCACGCCGTCGTGAGCAGGTGGAAGGTGTCGGACGCGACCGGGTCCCGTGGCGTGGCGACGGCGACCACCTCCTCGACGCTGACCAGACGAAGTCTCGCCGCCGCCGACCGGCCGCATGGCCCTTTCCGGAATTTGCCTAGGGTGGCGGGATGCCGCGGGTGCAGCACGTCGTCCTGTTCCGCTTCCGACCCGGCTTGTCCGCCGCGGAGGAGGCCGAGCTGGTTGCGATGGTGCGGGGCTGGCCCGCGGATATCGGCGGCTTCCGTACGTTGCGCTTCGGTCGCGACACCAGCGGCCGCGCCGCCGGGTGGGAGTGGCTGCTGCTGCAGGAGTTCGACGACGAGGCGACGTTGCGCGCCTACCAGGACCATCCCGCGCACCAGCGTTTCGTCGGCTGGATCAAGGACCACGGCCGCGAGCTGATCGCGTTCGACTACCCCCTCGATGCCGAGAGCTCGATCGTCGAGACCGGTCCGTAGGCCTCAGCCCGGGCGCCGGCGCCCGGCGGCGATGGACGCCCCGGCGAGTAGGACGACCAGCGTCGCGGCGACCACCGCGACCGCGTCGGGACCGCCGTGCGAGCTGCTGCTTCCTTCTGGTCGGGCAGCGAGCGGGGTGGGACCGGCCGTGCCGGCGGCGCGGGGTGTCCTCGTGCCGCCGCGCGGCGTCGACGCGGCGGGAGCCTCGATGCCGAGGCTCAACGGTGCCTGAGACGTGCTCGGCGAGGCGGTCGGAGCAGAGCCGGGGCCGGTGCGCATGGTGGCGTGGTGGGGCGTGGCTGCGGCCGGTCCGGGCGCCGGTGCCGCCGCGCCCGTGCTCTGCGCGGTCGCACCGGTCGGCGCGGCTCGCGGCGCGTGCAGCCGGAGCGCGGCCCCGGCGTCGATGAGCCCGTGCCCTGCGCCCGACAGCGGTCGAGCGGTCGCCTCGAGCGCCTGCACGACGCCGGCCGCGCCACGGCCGGGCGCCTGAGCCAGCAGCAGTGCGGCCACGCCCGCGACGTGCGGCGTCGCCATCGACGTCCCCTGCAGCAGCCCGTAGGTGTCGTGCGGGGTCGTGGACAGGATGCAGGTCTGCGGCGTGCATCCGCTGCTGCTCGCGTCGCCGCCCGGCGCGGCCAGCGCGACCGAACCGCCGTAGTCGGAGTAGGACGCCAGCTGACCGTCCGGACCGGTCGCCGCGACGAGCAGCACGCCCTGGCCGTAGGAGTCGGTGAGCGGCAGCGCCTGGTTGCCCGCGGCCACCGCGACGACGACGCCGGTGGCTGCGGCCGCCTCGATCGCGGAGGTCACGTCGGAGTCCTGGAAGACCAGCGGCACCAGGTCGCCGATCGAGAGGTTGATGACCCGCGCGCCGTGCGCGGTCGCGAAGCGGATGCCGGCCGCGATGTCGGTGCCGGAACCCGAGCAGTCGCCGGAGGACGGGTCGTAGGTGAGGGCCTGCACGGCCAGGATCCGGGCAGCGGGCGCCACCCCGTAACGGGACGAGGCGATCGTGCCCGAGACGTGGGTGCCGTGGATGCAGGCGTCGGGGGCGTAGGTGCGGTCGCGGCAGGTGCCGTTGCCGTTGACGCAGTAGG
This window of the Mycobacteriales bacterium genome carries:
- a CDS encoding S8 family serine peptidase, whose protein sequence is MIGAARRIRRGVRRTAIAGCVTLASTAALLAPAAAAHAATQPRTWNFQQADITAAQGLGRDGAGVTVAVVDTWVDPTHPDFGGRVFDEAYCVNGNGTCRDRTYAPDACIHGTHVSGTIASSRYGVAPAARILAVQALTYDPSSGDCSGSGTDIAAGIRFATAHGARVINLSIGDLVPLVFQDSDVTSAIEAAAATGVVVAVAAGNQALPLTDSYGQGVLLVAATGPDGQLASYSDYGGSVALAAPGGDASSSGCTPQTCILSTTPHDTYGLLQGTSMATPHVAGVAALLLAQAPGRGAAGVVQALEATARPLSGAGHGLIDAGAALRLHAPRAAPTGATAQSTGAAAPAPGPAAATPHHATMRTGPGSAPTASPSTSQAPLSLGIEAPAASTPRGGTRTPRAAGTAGPTPLAARPEGSSSSHGGPDAVAVVAATLVVLLAGASIAAGRRRPG
- a CDS encoding PAS domain-containing protein, producing the protein MTTPGVHPGTGDGGQPPSDSDASVLFAFALESGRAVTWVLDLTTNRFHFTGGALQLFGPNASAGSGHVGTDDFFSIVHRDDRERLNATAVDSFATGEDFVCEYRTIGPDGSVHWQAARGRPVHDEAGRPLRLVGVTNEITELRAAEAALRETQERMRAVLAAAPILLLAFDHDGVVTLAEGRELAALGDPTTALVGRSVAELLGPPGAEAVQAASAGRPWAGRLPLGGRVYDVSCLPSSDTDDAGLVVATDVTDRAATEEQLEHQALHDALTGLANRERLQRFLDRCAERN
- a CDS encoding YceI family protein; the protein is MSETLTPAITDLTGDYRIDTAHTRIGFVARHAMVSKVRGTFKQFEGRAHLDQADPTKSTATVTIDIASIDTGTEQRDAHLRTNDFFDAPNHPTMTFQSTKVEKVDDDTYRMTGDLTLKGVTKPVTVEWEHTGTSKDPMGNLRAGFDGKATINRKDWGVEWNAPLETGGVLVSDKIVLEFDVSAIKSDAAS
- a CDS encoding Dabb family protein; translation: MPRVQHVVLFRFRPGLSAAEEAELVAMVRGWPADIGGFRTLRFGRDTSGRAAGWEWLLLQEFDDEATLRAYQDHPAHQRFVGWIKDHGRELIAFDYPLDAESSIVETGP